In Engraulis encrasicolus isolate BLACKSEA-1 chromosome 24, IST_EnEncr_1.0, whole genome shotgun sequence, a single genomic region encodes these proteins:
- the LOC134441547 gene encoding uncharacterized protein LOC134441547: MHLSYSSMSILLLLSALMLLPDRGVYGTYVPARCQCPKLMLRTPRRPVDFIVSPRNAHCHTPEIMVKLPGYEDKLLCLSPAGVQGKRLLRCWRRVKREGKDHLRCLRIRKKNRRGQKNRRTHTQ, encoded by the exons ATGCATCTGTCCTACTCATCTATGAGCATTTTGttgctgctctctgctctcatGCTACTGCCGGacagag gtgtgtatggtACATATGTGCCAGCTCGGTGCCAGTGTCCAAAGCTGATGCTCCGTACACCGCGACGCCCTGTTGACTTCATTGTGTCGCCACGCAACGCACACTGTCACACTCCAGAGATCAT gGTGAAGTTACCCGGTTATGAGGATAAGCTTCTGTGTCTGAGCCCAGCTGGCGTACAGGGCAAACGCCTGCTCAGATGCTGGAGAAG ggtGAAGAGGGAGGGTAAGGACCATCTGAGATGTTTGAGAATCCGCAAGAAGAACCGGAGGGGCCAGAAGAACCGCCGCACccacacacaataa
- the LOC134440978 gene encoding C-X-C motif chemokine 3-like isoform X1: MLLRTGLRTLLLLTLLTYWTQWTERGVCAVTVPLRCVCVRELKSVLWRDISHVAIMPETQLCRAHMIVTLKDKRRVCLNPRSEQGVRLKNCWQKVGQSKARRRSCLRPAKPPKPKRSCTQTTQQRQNNAPATDLIPHYCTVHHTNADTTTALTK, translated from the exons ATGCTGCTGAGGACTGGACTGAGAACACTGCTGTTGTTGACGCTGCTGACATATTGGACTCAATGGACag AGCGAGGTGTGTGTGCGGTGACGGTGcccctgcggtgtgtgtgtgtgcgggagcttAAGTCTGTACTGTGGAGAGACATCTCACATGTGGCCATCATGCCAGAAACACAGCTCTGCAGGgcacacatgat agTAACACTGAAGGACAAGAGGAGAGTGTGTTTGAACCCAAGATCAGAGCAGGGAGTCAGGCTGAAGAACTGCTGGCAgaa gGTGGGTCAGTCTAAAGCCAGGAGGAGGTCCTGTCTGAGACCAGCTAAACCACCGAAGCCCAAAAGGTCCTGCACGCAGACGACACAACAACGTCAAAACAACGCCCCAGCAACAGATCTCATACCCCACTACTGCACCGTCCACCATACGAATGCAGACACCACCACAGCCCTCACCAAATAA
- the LOC134440978 gene encoding uncharacterized protein LOC134440978 isoform X2 — MDRVTLKDKRRVCLNPRSEQGVRLKNCWQKVGQSKARRRSCLRPAKPPKPKRSCTQTTQQRQNNAPATDLIPHYCTVHHTNADTTTALTK, encoded by the exons ATGGACag agTAACACTGAAGGACAAGAGGAGAGTGTGTTTGAACCCAAGATCAGAGCAGGGAGTCAGGCTGAAGAACTGCTGGCAgaa gGTGGGTCAGTCTAAAGCCAGGAGGAGGTCCTGTCTGAGACCAGCTAAACCACCGAAGCCCAAAAGGTCCTGCACGCAGACGACACAACAACGTCAAAACAACGCCCCAGCAACAGATCTCATACCCCACTACTGCACCGTCCACCATACGAATGCAGACACCACCACAGCCCTCACCAAATAA